A single Papilio machaon chromosome 12, ilPapMach1.1, whole genome shotgun sequence DNA region contains:
- the LOC106718336 gene encoding enoyl-CoA delta isomerase 1, mitochondrial-like, which yields MCLIRRFLKYRKLWSPLTRSYTTQTPLVDLTVDDEGIATLTMQRPPANTFNLEYLHEITNSLNEISKQKVKGVVFTSAIPNIFSAGLDINEFNKPDLQRLENFWSNVQDLFTKVLSLDFATAAAVNGHAPAAGCLLSLACEYRAIVNGNYKIGLNEAALGIITTPWIQAVMYQVIPMKQAETALTTAKLFNVDEALQIGLIDEIASNKEDAIKRCKQYIRKFDKIPLRARALTKQRMRQTPIKILREQREEDIRMFVDIVMDPSVQDNLSDYVEKLKNKKKKV from the exons ATGTGTTTAATACGaagatttttaaagtatagAAAGTTATGGTCGCCTCTTACGAGGTCCTATACCACACAAACACCATTGGTAGACTTAACAGTGGACGATGAAGGTATAGCCACTTTAACCATGCAACGTCCACCGGCCAACACATTCAATTTGGAATATTTACATGAAATTACCAATTCGCTGAATGAAATCTCGAAACAGAAAGTCAAAGGCGTTGTTTTTACATCC GCAATACCTAATATATTTTCCGCAGGGCTAGATATAAACGAATTTAATAAACCAGATTTACAGAGACTAGAAAACTTCTGGAGCAATGTTcaagatttatttacaaaagttcTCAGCTTAGACTTCGCTACTGCAGCAGCTGTTAAT GGCCATGCACCCGCAGCTGGTTGTCTTCTCTCTCTAGCGTGCGAGTACCGTGCCATAGTGAACGGTAATTACAAGATAGGTTTGAACGAGGCAGCTCTAGGTATCATAACCACGCCATGGATTCAAGCAGTGATGTACCAAGTCATACCAATGAAACAAGCTGAAACAGCGTTGACAACTGCCAAGTTGTTCAACGTGGATGAAGCTCTACAG ATCGGTCTTATAGACGAAATAGCATCAAACAAGGAAGATGCTATAAAAAGATGTAAACAATACATCagaaaatttgataaaattcctCTACGGGCGAGAGCTTTAACTAAACAAAGAATGCGACAAACTCCTATAAAAATACTACGAGAACAACGTGAAGAGGACATTAGAATGTTCGTCGATATAGTCATGGACCCATCAGTGCAAGATAATTTGAGCGATTATgttgaaaaacttaaaaataagaaaaaaaaagta
- the LOC106718327 gene encoding enoyl-CoA delta isomerase 1, mitochondrial-like has translation MLFARHLVNTGKVLVPNIRTMASQSGPLVDLSVDKDGIAVLTMNRPPVNSLNLELLQEMSKSLDEVAKNKTKAMILTSSSPTVFSAGLDIMEMYKPDLKRAEQFWTTLQDVWLKLFGSNFITAAAINGHAPAGGCLLSMSCEYRAMVSGKYAIGLNETALGIVAPTWFMDTMCHTIPIRQAEYALTTAKMFSVEEALKVGLIDEAATDKADAIEKCKQFIKKFDKIPPLARAVTKQKIRQAPLARLQKNRQQDLEEFLGFLKNPVIQQGLEMYIQALKQKAAK, from the exons ATGCTTTTTGCAAGACATTTAGTAAACACTGGGAAGGTTTTGGTCCCTAACATTAGGACCATGGCATCACAGAGTGGACCTTTAGTTGATTTGTCCGTGGATAAAGATGGTATAGCTGTGTTAACTATGAACAGGCCGCCTGTAAATAGTTTAAACCTAGAACTTCTACAAGAAATGAGTAAATCACTGGATGAagtagcaaaaaataaaactaaggcAATGATCCTTACTTCT tcCTCACCAACAGTATTTTCGGCTGGTTTGGACATAATGGAAATGTATAAACCTGATTTAAAAAGGGCAGAGCAATTTTGGACAACACTACAAGATGTctggttaaaattatttggctCCAATTTTATAACTGCTGCTGCTATTAAT ggCCATGCACCTGCTGGGGGTTGTCTGTTATCAATGTCATGTGAATACAGGGCTATGGTGAGTGGTAAGTATGCTATAGGCCTGAATGAGACAGCCCTAGGTATTGTTGCTCCCACTTGGTTTATGGATACAATGTGTCATACAATACCAATAAGACAAGCGGAATATGCATTAACTACTGCTAAAATGTTCTCAGTGGAAGAAGCGCTTAAG GTTGGTCTAATAGATGAAGCGGCAACAGACAAAGCAGATGCCATCgagaaatgtaaacaatttataaagaaattcgACAAAATCCCTCCTCTAGCACGAGCTGTCACCAAACAGAAGATACGACAAGCACCTTTGGCAAGATTACAGAAGAATAGACAACAAGATCTTGAAGAGTTCCTAGGTTTTCTGAAAAACCCTGTAATCCAACAAGGTTTAGAAATGTACATACAAGCATTGAAGCAGAAAGCTGccaaatag
- the LOC106718328 gene encoding nuclear envelope phosphatase-regulatory subunit 1 homolog, whose protein sequence is MSLEQTACDDLKAFERRLTEVIACLQPATMRWRILLAVVSICTAIAAWHWLTDPLTPVVSLTQSLWNHPFFAFTSTFLVLLFMLGVHRKVIAPSIITARTRSVLNDFNMSCDETGKLILKPRPANN, encoded by the exons atgtcGCTAGAACAAACTGCTTGCGATG ACTTGAAGGCGTTTGAACGTCGACTAACAGAAGTTATAGCATGTCTTCAACCTGCCACTATGAGATGGAGAA TTTTGTTAGCGGTTGTGTCTATCTGCACGGCAATAGCCGCATGGCACTGGCTGACAGATCCTCTAACACCAGTGGTGTCTCTGACACAGTCGCTGTGGAACCATCCTTTCTTTGCGTTCACATCTACTTTCTTAG TACTGCTGTTCATGTTGGGCGTGCATAGGAAGGTGATAGCGCCCAGTATAATAACGGCTCGCACTCGTTCCgttttaaatgatttcaacATGTCCTGTGATGAAACTGGCAAGTTAATTCTAAAGCCGAGACCTGCTAATAATTAA